A window of Aromatoleum bremense genomic DNA:
CTGCCGACGGCGAGCATCGTACTCCTGCTCGGGTTCGGGGTTCCCGCCGGCGACCGCATGCTGCCGCTGCGCAGCGAGGCACCGCTGCGCATCGACGTGACGGGTCGGCAATGGCAGTGGGACGTCGCTTATCCGGGCAGCAGTGTCGTGCTCGTTGATGAGCTGCACTTGCCGGCGGGCCGCCCGGTGCATATCCACGTCACCAGCGCCGATGTCATCCATTCCTTCTGGGTGCCACGGCTCGGGCCGAAGATCGACGCGGTTCCCGGGCGTACCAACGTCCTGCGCCTGCAGGCCGACGAGGCGGGATCGTTCCGCGGCCAGTGCTCGGAATTCTGCGGCACGGGGCACGCGCACATGGTGCTGAGGGTGCAGGTGCATACCGAGGCGGGTTTTTCCGCGTGGCTCGCGGAGCGGACCGCAACTGCGCCCGCGGGCGGGGATGTCCCGGCCGGCACGGTCCCGGGCGGAGCACTCCCCGCCCCAGCAGCTCCGGGGGGCGCGCGGACCCCGCCCCGACTCGTCTCCGGCGCAGCCTTTCCGCCATGATCGAAGGCCGCCCCGACGAGCTCCACCAGCAGTTCGATGAGGTGTGGGGCAATCCCCGCGGCTGGCGAGCCGCGACGATCGTGAACCACACCCGCATCGGCCTGCTCTTCC
This region includes:
- the coxB gene encoding cytochrome c oxidase subunit II, whose amino-acid sequence is MPSTPAAALSVQSMLPVLAVPWLAACEGPQSILDPAGPAARDVTLLWWPMLIVATFVLAGVTAAWIVAMLRRPRDFSPEEAKRISRRWVIGGGILLPTASIVLLLGFGVPAGDRMLPLRSEAPLRIDVTGRQWQWDVAYPGSSVVLVDELHLPAGRPVHIHVTSADVIHSFWVPRLGPKIDAVPGRTNVLRLQADEAGSFRGQCSEFCGTGHAHMVLRVQVHTEAGFSAWLAERTATAPAGGDVPAGTVPGGALPAPAAPGGARTPPRLVSGAAFPP